A single genomic interval of Ramlibacter sp. harbors:
- a CDS encoding BMP family ABC transporter substrate-binding protein encodes MSIKTFNRRDSLKSLAALGAAGTLGGLSRLAHAQKPMTVGVIYVGPRDDFGYNQAHAQAAAELKKMPGIKVVEEENVPETAAVQKTMTGMIAQDGATLLFPTSFGYFDPHMLAVAAKYPDVRFSHCGGMWTEGKHPKNTASFFGYIDECQYLNGVIAGHMTKSNKIAFVAAKPIPQVLRNINAFTMGARSVKPGITCSVIFTGDWSMAVKEAEATNSLADQGCDVFTMHVDGPKVVVETAAKRGKMVCGYHASQAKLAPNAYLTGAEWNWLTAYTTFIDAARSGKPHPNFVRGGLKEGFVKMSAYGAMVPDAAKKSADATKAKMVAGSFDIFKGPLKDNKGNVVIAAGTSLKQTDLKLEGMNYLVEGVNGSI; translated from the coding sequence ATGAGCATCAAGACCTTCAATCGCCGCGATTCCCTCAAGTCACTGGCTGCGCTGGGCGCCGCCGGCACGCTGGGGGGCCTGAGCCGCCTTGCCCACGCGCAAAAGCCCATGACCGTGGGCGTGATCTACGTCGGCCCGCGTGATGACTTTGGCTACAACCAGGCCCACGCCCAGGCCGCGGCCGAACTCAAGAAGATGCCCGGCATCAAGGTGGTCGAGGAAGAAAACGTGCCCGAGACCGCGGCCGTGCAGAAAACCATGACCGGCATGATCGCGCAGGACGGCGCCACGCTGCTGTTCCCCACCTCGTTCGGCTACTTCGACCCCCACATGCTGGCCGTGGCCGCCAAGTACCCGGACGTGCGCTTCTCGCATTGCGGCGGCATGTGGACCGAGGGCAAGCACCCCAAGAACACGGCCAGCTTCTTCGGCTACATCGATGAGTGCCAGTACCTCAACGGCGTGATCGCGGGCCACATGACCAAGAGCAACAAGATTGCCTTTGTGGCGGCCAAGCCGATTCCGCAGGTGCTGCGCAACATCAATGCCTTCACCATGGGCGCGCGCTCGGTCAAGCCCGGCATCACCTGCAGCGTGATCTTCACGGGCGACTGGTCCATGGCCGTGAAGGAGGCCGAAGCCACCAACAGCCTGGCCGACCAGGGCTGCGACGTGTTCACCATGCACGTGGACGGCCCCAAGGTGGTGGTCGAAACGGCGGCCAAGCGCGGCAAGATGGTCTGCGGCTACCACGCGAGCCAGGCCAAGCTCGCACCCAATGCCTACCTGACCGGCGCCGAGTGGAACTGGCTCACGGCCTACACCACCTTCATCGACGCCGCCCGCAGCGGCAAGCCGCACCCCAACTTCGTGCGCGGCGGTCTCAAGGAAGGCTTTGTGAAGATGTCGGCCTACGGCGCCATGGTGCCCGACGCGGCCAAGAAGTCGGCTGACGCCACCAAGGCCAAGATGGTTGCGGGCAGCTTCGACATCTTCAAGGGCCCGCTCAAGGACAACAAGGGCAATGTGGTCATCGCGGCCGGCACCTCGCTCAAGCAGACCGACCTCAAGCTCGAGGGCATGAACTACCTGGTCGAGGGCGTGAACGGCTCGATCTGA
- the hpxZ gene encoding oxalurate catabolism protein HpxZ codes for MTPAVAINLPDVLAEVTAVFARYEQALVSNDVAVLDELFHDHPLTLRYGATENLYGYDAIRAFRAARPAQGLARELMNTVITTYGRDFATANTEFRRKGSDKTGRQSQTWLRTPAGWRVVAAHVSLLTPPPPLA; via the coding sequence ATGACCCCCGCCGTCGCCATCAACCTGCCCGATGTGCTGGCCGAAGTCACGGCCGTGTTCGCGCGCTACGAGCAGGCCCTGGTCAGCAACGACGTGGCCGTGCTCGACGAACTGTTTCACGACCACCCGCTCACGCTGCGCTACGGCGCCACCGAGAACCTTTACGGCTACGACGCCATCCGCGCCTTCCGCGCCGCGCGCCCGGCCCAAGGCCTGGCGCGCGAGCTCATGAACACGGTCATCACCACCTATGGCCGTGACTTTGCCACCGCCAACACCGAGTTCCGCCGCAAGGGCAGCGACAAGACCGGCCGCCAGAGCCAGACCTGGCTGCGCACGCCCGCGGGCTGGCGCGTGGTGGCCGCGCACGTGAGCCTGCTCACGCCGCCACCGCCGCTTGCATGA
- a CDS encoding ABC transporter substrate-binding protein: MTQANTSKPRLATASRRQLLQAGAATAALGILGAPAIVRAQSGPKIRIGYWPIAAGLPFYSAVELGYFKEAGLNVEVLKFAGAQQIMEAMLSDRCDGSANGTGSANIAVGEIAQPGTYKIFCSNPSNAKNVLDEVIVPVASTAKVMADLKGKRIASGPGIQNVTLAKTVLERGGATGATVVELPIGQHVAALAAGQVDGAYTLEPTGTIGRLNGSTRTLEAGVIARYVLGDPMAPWFGGSASLTSSFIKQHPEEAKKFITAYGKGVAYVRSKSTEARQYLKGYTAIEGALTSEVPLAAYTMYNEFTPADVAHFQKFFDLFTEKGVFSKRLMVDSMLYKG; this comes from the coding sequence ATGACCCAAGCCAACACCTCCAAGCCGCGCCTGGCCACCGCCTCACGCCGCCAACTGTTGCAAGCAGGTGCCGCCACCGCGGCGCTGGGCATCCTGGGCGCACCGGCCATCGTGCGCGCCCAGTCCGGCCCCAAGATCCGCATTGGCTACTGGCCCATCGCGGCCGGCCTGCCGTTCTACTCGGCCGTGGAACTGGGCTACTTCAAGGAAGCCGGCCTGAACGTGGAAGTGCTGAAGTTCGCGGGCGCCCAGCAGATCATGGAAGCCATGCTCTCCGACCGCTGCGACGGCAGCGCCAACGGCACCGGCTCGGCCAACATTGCCGTGGGCGAAATCGCGCAGCCCGGCACCTACAAGATCTTCTGCTCCAACCCCAGCAACGCCAAGAACGTGCTCGATGAAGTCATCGTGCCCGTGGCCAGCACCGCCAAGGTCATGGCCGACCTCAAGGGCAAGCGCATTGCCAGCGGCCCCGGCATCCAGAACGTGACGCTGGCCAAGACCGTGCTCGAGCGCGGCGGTGCCACCGGCGCCACCGTGGTGGAGCTGCCGATTGGCCAGCATGTGGCCGCGCTGGCGGCGGGCCAGGTCGATGGCGCCTACACGCTGGAGCCCACGGGCACCATCGGGCGCCTGAACGGCAGCACCCGCACGCTGGAAGCCGGCGTGATCGCGCGCTATGTGCTGGGCGACCCGATGGCGCCCTGGTTTGGCGGCTCGGCCTCGCTCACCTCCAGCTTCATCAAGCAGCACCCTGAAGAAGCCAAGAAGTTCATCACCGCCTACGGCAAGGGCGTGGCCTACGTGCGCAGCAAGTCCACCGAGGCACGCCAGTACCTCAAGGGTTACACCGCCATCGAAGGCGCGCTCACCAGCGAAGTGCCACTGGCCGCCTACACCATGTACAACGAGTTCACCCCGGCCGACGTGGCGCATTTCCAGAAGTTCTTTGACCTGTTCACCGAAAAGGGCGTGTTCTCCAAGCGCCTCATGGTGGACTCCATGCTCTACAAGGGCTGA
- a CDS encoding ABC transporter permease, with protein MRDTLNDMALPVFAITAALGLFGVFVWLGGVSPVEVWVLLFKGAFGDWFSWQNTLQRAAPLMLTALCVAIPARAGLVIIGGEGALVLGGLACAALPYAVPLPANLAGTVLVCLAGAVAGALWIMLAGWLRQFRGINETISSLLLAYVAIGLFKHWVEGSLRDPASLNKPSTHSLAEGLRIGGMGGSDVHWGFVLGVLACLGLGIWLRRTASGFAVRVVGGNPRTAQLVGLPASRLILAACAIGGACAGLAGAVEVAAVHTNANASLIAGYGYAGILVAFIARHNPLAVIPVAILFGGFGAAGSLLQRRLGLPDASVLVLQGIAFVLILASEALRDVDWKALGARFFRSAGPVEPPSDAVGGKAL; from the coding sequence ATGCGCGACACGCTCAACGACATGGCCCTGCCGGTGTTTGCCATCACGGCGGCACTCGGGCTGTTTGGCGTGTTCGTCTGGCTCGGGGGTGTCAGCCCGGTCGAGGTCTGGGTGCTGCTGTTCAAGGGCGCCTTTGGTGACTGGTTCTCATGGCAGAACACGCTGCAGCGCGCCGCGCCGCTGATGCTAACCGCGCTGTGCGTGGCCATCCCGGCGCGCGCCGGCCTGGTCATCATCGGTGGCGAGGGCGCGCTGGTGCTCGGCGGCCTGGCCTGCGCGGCGCTGCCCTACGCGGTGCCGCTGCCGGCCAACCTCGCGGGCACGGTGCTGGTGTGCCTGGCGGGCGCCGTGGCCGGTGCGCTGTGGATCATGCTGGCGGGCTGGCTGCGCCAGTTTCGCGGCATCAATGAAACCATCAGCAGCCTGCTGCTGGCGTATGTGGCCATTGGCCTGTTCAAGCACTGGGTCGAGGGCTCGCTGCGCGACCCGGCCAGCCTCAACAAGCCCTCCACCCATTCGCTGGCCGAGGGGCTGCGCATTGGCGGCATGGGGGGCTCGGACGTGCACTGGGGCTTTGTGCTGGGGGTGCTGGCCTGCCTGGGCCTGGGCATCTGGCTGCGCCGCACGGCGTCGGGCTTTGCCGTGCGCGTGGTGGGCGGCAACCCGCGCACCGCGCAGCTGGTGGGCCTGCCGGCCTCGCGCCTGATTCTTGCGGCCTGCGCCATCGGCGGCGCCTGCGCCGGCCTGGCCGGCGCGGTGGAGGTGGCGGCCGTGCACACCAACGCCAATGCCTCCCTCATTGCCGGTTACGGCTACGCCGGCATCCTCGTGGCCTTCATTGCGCGGCACAACCCGCTGGCGGTGATTCCGGTGGCCATCTTGTTCGGCGGCTTTGGCGCGGCCGGCAGCCTGCTGCAGCGGCGCCTGGGCCTGCCCGACGCGTCGGTGCTGGTGCTGCAGGGCATTGCCTTTGTGTTGATCCTGGCGAGCGAGGCTTTGCGTGATGTGGACTGGAAGGCCTTGGGCGCGCGGTTTTTCCGCAGTGCGGGGCCTGTTGAACCTCCTTCGGATGCTGTGGGGGGGAAGGCCCTATGA
- a CDS encoding ABC transporter permease — MSEPTTSAVATPWRPPQAGPTSVPPPGKPALDRALPFIGPVLLFIVWDLAVRLGFIKPILLPSPADTVTALVQGLAGGPLLKDFLVTVWRTVEAFLIAAVVGVPLGVVLGSAEKAYRSVEFLIDFFRSTPSSALIPLFLMIFGVSDINKVAIAAFGALLIVVFNSAYGVINARKQRVMAARVMGASRWQVFKDVLVWESLQPSFVGLRSAVSMALVIVIVAEMFIGADSGLGNRIINSQQVMNVKDMYASILAAGVLGYALNILFLLLERKIVHWSGR, encoded by the coding sequence ATGAGCGAGCCCACCACCTCGGCGGTCGCCACACCCTGGCGCCCCCCCCAGGCGGGGCCCACCTCGGTGCCCCCGCCCGGCAAACCGGCGCTGGACCGCGCGCTGCCCTTCATCGGGCCGGTGCTGCTGTTCATTGTGTGGGACCTGGCCGTGCGGCTGGGTTTCATCAAGCCCATCCTGCTGCCCTCGCCGGCCGACACCGTCACCGCCCTGGTGCAGGGCCTGGCCGGCGGGCCACTGCTCAAGGACTTCCTGGTCACCGTCTGGCGCACGGTCGAGGCCTTTTTGATTGCCGCCGTGGTCGGCGTGCCGCTGGGCGTGGTGCTGGGCAGCGCCGAGAAGGCCTACCGCAGCGTGGAGTTTTTGATCGACTTCTTCCGCTCCACGCCATCGTCGGCGCTGATTCCGCTGTTCCTGATGATCTTTGGCGTGTCCGACATCAACAAGGTGGCCATTGCCGCGTTTGGCGCGCTGCTCATCGTGGTGTTCAACAGCGCCTACGGCGTGATCAACGCGCGCAAGCAGCGGGTGATGGCGGCGCGCGTGATGGGCGCCTCGCGCTGGCAGGTGTTCAAGGACGTGCTGGTCTGGGAGAGCCTGCAGCCCAGCTTTGTGGGCCTGCGTTCGGCCGTGTCCATGGCGCTGGTGATCGTGATCGTGGCCGAGATGTTCATCGGCGCCGACAGCGGCCTGGGCAACCGCATCATCAACTCGCAGCAGGTCATGAACGTCAAGGACATGTACGCCTCCATCCTCGCGGCGGGCGTGCTGGGCTACGCGCTCAACATCCTGTTCCTCCTGCTTGAGAGAAAAATTGTGCACTGGAGCGGCCGATGA
- a CDS encoding ABC transporter ATP-binding protein → MTEVLNAPVVADVPVAPFVPGPAGTHITIRGLTKYFAGWPLYENFDLDIPKHQIVSVFGPNGCGKSTLINMIAGLIPIDKGEILFDGKSLKDTKIGYVFQNYREAMFPWMRTIDNIAYPLKLEGKSKAEVDRRMAELVASFDVKFDLNRYPYELSGGQQQTASIMRALANNPEVLFLDEPFSALDFEMTLFIREKLQEVFMKTGTTMLLVSHDLEEAVYLADQVLLLTKRPTKVAEILPYADARPRTVDTLSEPGFIATKKLSLEIFQREVRR, encoded by the coding sequence ATGACTGAAGTCCTCAACGCCCCCGTGGTGGCCGATGTGCCGGTGGCGCCCTTCGTGCCCGGCCCGGCCGGCACCCACATCACCATCCGCGGCCTGACCAAGTACTTCGCGGGCTGGCCGCTGTACGAGAACTTCGACCTGGACATTCCCAAGCACCAGATCGTCTCGGTGTTCGGCCCCAACGGCTGCGGCAAGAGCACGCTGATCAACATGATCGCGGGCCTGATCCCGATCGACAAGGGCGAGATCCTGTTCGATGGCAAGAGCCTGAAGGACACCAAGATCGGCTACGTGTTCCAGAACTACCGCGAGGCCATGTTCCCGTGGATGCGCACCATCGACAACATCGCCTACCCGCTCAAGCTCGAGGGCAAGAGCAAGGCCGAGGTCGACCGGCGCATGGCCGAGCTGGTGGCCTCGTTCGACGTCAAGTTCGACCTCAATCGCTACCCCTACGAGCTGTCGGGCGGCCAGCAGCAGACGGCGTCCATCATGCGGGCGCTGGCCAACAACCCCGAGGTGCTGTTCCTGGACGAGCCGTTCTCGGCGCTGGACTTCGAGATGACGCTGTTCATCCGCGAGAAGCTGCAGGAGGTGTTCATGAAAACCGGCACCACCATGCTGCTGGTCTCGCACGACCTGGAAGAAGCCGTGTACCTGGCCGACCAGGTGCTGCTGCTGACCAAGCGGCCCACCAAGGTGGCCGAAATCCTGCCCTACGCTGACGCCCGCCCGCGCACGGTGGACACGCTCTCCGAGCCCGGCTTCATTGCCACCAAGAAGCTCAGCCTGGAGATCTTCCAGCGCGAGGTGCGCCGGTGA
- a CDS encoding AtzE family amidohydrolase, whose protein sequence is MPRSHELARAIASGELSAAQALEASIARIEATDARVNAFTGKSYTRARAEAAAVDARRARGEPLPPLAGVPYAVKNLFDIEGETTLAGSKINRGHPAAAADAFLVQRMKAAGAVLVGSLNMDEYAYGFTTENSHYGPCHNPHDLSRIAGGSSGGSGAAVAAGQVPLTLGSDTNGSIRVPSSLCGVWGLKPTFGRLSRRGSYPFVYSIDHLGPFADSLEGLALAYDALQSPDPLDPGCHAQQIEPVTPLLGQGMAGLPGLRIGLLGGYFHDNATAPAREVVKAAARALDVIEIVEWPDPAQARAAAFIISASEGGALHLDDLRTRPEDFEPLSVDRFMAGALQPAAWYLRAQRFRRLYRDKVNALFQHWDVLLAPATPVCAPVIGTEWLNINGQQQPCRPSMGLLTQPISFAGCPVVAAPLWPSGSDGLPLGVQVIAAPWREDLALRAALVLQQSGLAMLKDVSP, encoded by the coding sequence ATGCCCCGCAGCCATGAACTGGCCCGCGCCATTGCCAGCGGCGAACTCAGCGCCGCCCAGGCGCTGGAAGCCAGCATCGCGCGCATCGAGGCGACGGACGCGCGCGTCAACGCCTTCACGGGCAAAAGCTACACCCGGGCCCGTGCCGAGGCGGCGGCCGTGGACGCCAGGCGCGCGCGCGGCGAGCCGCTGCCGCCGCTGGCCGGCGTGCCCTATGCGGTCAAGAACCTGTTTGACATCGAGGGCGAGACCACGCTGGCCGGCTCGAAGATCAACCGCGGCCACCCCGCGGCGGCGGCCGACGCCTTTCTGGTGCAGCGCATGAAAGCCGCCGGCGCGGTGCTGGTGGGCTCGCTCAACATGGACGAGTACGCCTATGGCTTCACCACCGAGAACTCCCACTATGGCCCCTGCCACAACCCGCATGACCTGAGCCGCATCGCGGGCGGCTCGTCGGGCGGCTCGGGCGCCGCCGTGGCGGCTGGCCAGGTGCCGCTCACGCTGGGTTCGGACACCAATGGTTCCATCCGCGTGCCCTCGTCGCTGTGCGGTGTCTGGGGGCTCAAGCCCACCTTTGGCCGGCTGTCGCGGCGCGGCAGCTACCCGTTCGTGTACAGCATTGATCACCTGGGGCCCTTTGCCGACTCGCTCGAAGGACTGGCGCTGGCCTACGACGCACTGCAGTCGCCCGACCCGCTGGACCCGGGCTGCCATGCGCAGCAGATCGAGCCCGTGACGCCCCTGCTGGGCCAGGGCATGGCGGGCCTGCCCGGCCTGCGCATCGGCCTGCTGGGCGGCTACTTTCATGACAACGCCACCGCGCCGGCGCGCGAGGTGGTCAAGGCCGCGGCCCGCGCGCTGGACGTGATCGAGATCGTCGAGTGGCCCGACCCGGCGCAGGCGCGCGCCGCGGCCTTCATCATCAGCGCCAGCGAGGGCGGCGCGCTCCACCTGGACGACCTGCGCACCCGGCCCGAGGACTTCGAGCCGCTGTCGGTGGACCGCTTCATGGCCGGCGCCCTGCAGCCCGCCGCCTGGTACCTGCGGGCCCAGCGCTTTCGCCGCCTGTACCGCGACAAGGTCAACGCGCTGTTCCAGCACTGGGACGTGCTGCTCGCGCCGGCCACGCCGGTGTGCGCGCCGGTCATTGGCACCGAGTGGCTCAACATCAACGGCCAGCAGCAGCCCTGCCGCCCGTCCATGGGCCTGCTCACGCAGCCCATCTCGTTCGCGGGCTGCCCCGTGGTGGCCGCGCCGCTGTGGCCCTCCGGCAGCGACGGTCTGCCGCTGGGCGTGCAGGTGATTGCCGCGCCCTGGCGCGAAGACCTCGCGCTGCGTGCCGCGCTGGTGCTGCAGCAGTCGGGTCTGGCGATGCTGAAGGACGTTTCCCCATGA
- a CDS encoding DUF4089 domain-containing protein, with the protein MNDTQALSYVQASAAALGVPMDAQRARRVAGHLQRTAALAALLEQAPLAPDDELAEIYKPKVPGVQDGRP; encoded by the coding sequence GTGAACGACACCCAGGCCCTGAGCTATGTGCAGGCCAGCGCCGCCGCGCTGGGCGTGCCCATGGACGCGCAGCGGGCGCGGCGCGTCGCAGGCCACCTGCAGCGCACCGCGGCACTGGCCGCGCTGCTGGAACAGGCGCCGCTGGCCCCGGACGACGAGCTGGCCGAGATTTACAAGCCAAAAGTGCCTGGAGTCCAGGACGGGCGGCCCTGA